Proteins found in one Aethina tumida isolate Nest 87 chromosome 1, icAetTumi1.1, whole genome shotgun sequence genomic segment:
- the LOC109597204 gene encoding ceramide transfer protein isoform X1 produces MADGHSSDESDAENQVELAGVLSKWTNYIHGWQDRYIVIKNGTLLYYKSEQESGYGCRGALSLAKATIKPHEFDECRFDVAVNDCVWYLRADSIESKQSWVEALESYKIESGYGTGSENSLKRHGSTVSLQSNTFSTASGSSFKRSSRNLREKLAELETYKDILSRQIDTLQRYFDYCENNNAQNNLPNKGENLILKCGADNNAANSIADNLPVVDFKGEAITFKTTTSAVLATLDHCAELVNQREDAWRKRLEREVDRRKRSESLSKTYFDQIQKIRNVHPGPDLEEGPHSVLADDEFYDAVESGIDKMEEEHELRERLKSGPVIPITPPPSAPGSQHRLWPEIERMVQEQVSKAKLGVGECGTGWQLFAEDGEMKMYRREEEVDGMVVDPLKAVHVVKGITGHEVCHYFFSPQYRYDWETTLEQMNVLETISEDTLVFLQTHKRIWPASQRDVVFWSHMRRLPNDQDRDGPDIWTVVNNSTEDPEYPANVGKCVRIYLTVCLMCQTRVDPPKDGAPISRDNVSCKITYCSVVNPGGWAPASVLRAVYKREYPKFLKRFTAYVKNQTKNKPIMF; encoded by the exons ATGGCGGACGGGCACAGCAGCGACGAGTCCGACGCAGAGAACCAGGTCGAGCTCGCGGGTGTGCTCAGCAAATGGACGAATTACATACACGGGTGGCAGGACCGGTATATTGTGATAAAGAACGGAACTCTGCTATATTACAAGAGCGAACAGGAGAGTGGGTATGGGTGCAGGGGCGCCCTGTCCCTGGCCAAAGCCACCATCAAA CCCCATGAATTTGACGAATGCCGGTTCGATGTGGCTGTCAACGATTGCGTTTGGTATTTGAGGGCTGATTCCATTGAAAGCAAGCAGAGCTGGGTCGAAGCTTTGGAGTCATATAAG ATAGAATCTGGGTATGGTACGGGTTCGGAGAACAGCCTGAAAAGACATGGGTCAACCGTCAGCCTGCAGTCGAACACGTTCAGCACGGCGTCGGGTAGCAGCTTCAAGCGGTCGTCACGCAACCTGCGGGAGAAACTCGCCGAGCTCGAGACGTACAAGGATATCCTCTCGCGACAAATCGACACCCTCCAACGGTATTTCGATTATTGCGAGAACAATAATGCACAAAACAACTTGCCAAACAAaggtgaaaatttaattttaaaatgtgggGCAGATAATAATGCGGCAAATTCCATTGCAGATAACTTGCCGGTGGTTGACTTCAAGGGGGAAGCCATAACGTTCAAGACGACGACGTCGGCCGTCCTCGCTACGTTGGACCATTGCGCCGAATTGGTGAATCAGCGCGAGGACGCGTGGAGAAAGAGGCTGGAAAGAGAGGTGGACCGCAGGAAACGGTCAGAGTCGCTGAGCAAAACGTATTTCGATCAGATTCAGAAAATCAGAAATGTTCATCCTGGACCCGATCTAGAG GAGGGACCACATAGTGTCCTAGCCGATGACGAGTTTTACGATGCAGTGGAATCGGGCATAGATAAAATGGAAGAGGAGCACGAGTTACGTGAGAGGCTCAAAAGTGGCCCAGTCATCCCCATAACACCTCCGCCATCAGCACCCGGATCACAGCACAGACTCTGGCCGGAG ATTGAAAGGATGGTGCAAGAACAGGTCTCGAAAGCGAAACTAGGTGTGGGCGAATGTGGTACGGGATGGCAGTTGTTTGCCGAAGACGgtgaaatgaaaatgtatagAAGGGAGGAGGAAGTGGATGGTATGGTGGTGGATCCATTGAAAGCTGTGCATGTGGTCAAAGGTATCACTGGTCATGAGGTGTGTCATTATTTCTTCAGTCCACAGTACAGATATGACTGGGAAA CTACGCTTGAACAGATGAACGTATTGGAAACAATATCTGAAGACACCCTGGTATTCCTACAAACCCATAAGAGAATATGGCCCGCCAGCCAGAGAGACGTAGTCTTTTGGTCCCATATGCGACGGTTACCTAACGATCAGGACAGAGACGGGCCAGATATATGGACTGTAGTGAATAATTCGACCGAGGATCCCGAATATCCC GCCAACGTGGGTAAATGTGTTAGAATATATTTGACTGTGTGCTTGATGTGTCAAACACGTGTGGACCCGCCCAAAGATGGTGCACCTATTTCTAGGGATAATGTTTCGTGTAAAATAACATACTGTTCTGTTG tAAACCCAGGAGGATGGGCACCCGCTTCAGTATTGAGAGCTGTATATAAAAGAGAATATCCCAAATTCTTAAAGAGATTTACTGCTTATGTGAAAaaccaaacaaaaaacaagCCTATAATGTTTTAG
- the LOC109597204 gene encoding ceramide transfer protein isoform X2, giving the protein MADGHSSDESDAENQVELAGVLSKWTNYIHGWQDRYIVIKNGTLLYYKSEQESGYGCRGALSLAKATIKPHEFDECRFDVAVNDCVWYLRADSIESKQSWVEALESYKIESGYGTGSENSLKRHGSTVSLQSNTFSTASGSSFKRSSRNLREKLAELETYKDILSRQIDTLQRYFDYCENNNAQNNLPNKDNLPVVDFKGEAITFKTTTSAVLATLDHCAELVNQREDAWRKRLEREVDRRKRSESLSKTYFDQIQKIRNVHPGPDLEEGPHSVLADDEFYDAVESGIDKMEEEHELRERLKSGPVIPITPPPSAPGSQHRLWPEIERMVQEQVSKAKLGVGECGTGWQLFAEDGEMKMYRREEEVDGMVVDPLKAVHVVKGITGHEVCHYFFSPQYRYDWETTLEQMNVLETISEDTLVFLQTHKRIWPASQRDVVFWSHMRRLPNDQDRDGPDIWTVVNNSTEDPEYPANVGKCVRIYLTVCLMCQTRVDPPKDGAPISRDNVSCKITYCSVVNPGGWAPASVLRAVYKREYPKFLKRFTAYVKNQTKNKPIMF; this is encoded by the exons ATGGCGGACGGGCACAGCAGCGACGAGTCCGACGCAGAGAACCAGGTCGAGCTCGCGGGTGTGCTCAGCAAATGGACGAATTACATACACGGGTGGCAGGACCGGTATATTGTGATAAAGAACGGAACTCTGCTATATTACAAGAGCGAACAGGAGAGTGGGTATGGGTGCAGGGGCGCCCTGTCCCTGGCCAAAGCCACCATCAAA CCCCATGAATTTGACGAATGCCGGTTCGATGTGGCTGTCAACGATTGCGTTTGGTATTTGAGGGCTGATTCCATTGAAAGCAAGCAGAGCTGGGTCGAAGCTTTGGAGTCATATAAG ATAGAATCTGGGTATGGTACGGGTTCGGAGAACAGCCTGAAAAGACATGGGTCAACCGTCAGCCTGCAGTCGAACACGTTCAGCACGGCGTCGGGTAGCAGCTTCAAGCGGTCGTCACGCAACCTGCGGGAGAAACTCGCCGAGCTCGAGACGTACAAGGATATCCTCTCGCGACAAATCGACACCCTCCAACGGTATTTCGATTATTGCGAGAACAATAATGCACAAAACAACTTGCCAAACAAag ATAACTTGCCGGTGGTTGACTTCAAGGGGGAAGCCATAACGTTCAAGACGACGACGTCGGCCGTCCTCGCTACGTTGGACCATTGCGCCGAATTGGTGAATCAGCGCGAGGACGCGTGGAGAAAGAGGCTGGAAAGAGAGGTGGACCGCAGGAAACGGTCAGAGTCGCTGAGCAAAACGTATTTCGATCAGATTCAGAAAATCAGAAATGTTCATCCTGGACCCGATCTAGAG GAGGGACCACATAGTGTCCTAGCCGATGACGAGTTTTACGATGCAGTGGAATCGGGCATAGATAAAATGGAAGAGGAGCACGAGTTACGTGAGAGGCTCAAAAGTGGCCCAGTCATCCCCATAACACCTCCGCCATCAGCACCCGGATCACAGCACAGACTCTGGCCGGAG ATTGAAAGGATGGTGCAAGAACAGGTCTCGAAAGCGAAACTAGGTGTGGGCGAATGTGGTACGGGATGGCAGTTGTTTGCCGAAGACGgtgaaatgaaaatgtatagAAGGGAGGAGGAAGTGGATGGTATGGTGGTGGATCCATTGAAAGCTGTGCATGTGGTCAAAGGTATCACTGGTCATGAGGTGTGTCATTATTTCTTCAGTCCACAGTACAGATATGACTGGGAAA CTACGCTTGAACAGATGAACGTATTGGAAACAATATCTGAAGACACCCTGGTATTCCTACAAACCCATAAGAGAATATGGCCCGCCAGCCAGAGAGACGTAGTCTTTTGGTCCCATATGCGACGGTTACCTAACGATCAGGACAGAGACGGGCCAGATATATGGACTGTAGTGAATAATTCGACCGAGGATCCCGAATATCCC GCCAACGTGGGTAAATGTGTTAGAATATATTTGACTGTGTGCTTGATGTGTCAAACACGTGTGGACCCGCCCAAAGATGGTGCACCTATTTCTAGGGATAATGTTTCGTGTAAAATAACATACTGTTCTGTTG tAAACCCAGGAGGATGGGCACCCGCTTCAGTATTGAGAGCTGTATATAAAAGAGAATATCCCAAATTCTTAAAGAGATTTACTGCTTATGTGAAAaaccaaacaaaaaacaagCCTATAATGTTTTAG
- the LOC109597204 gene encoding ceramide transfer protein isoform X3, whose product MPKFSINKWFKLNSSNETEHPVSDAGASGTSREGPHSVLADDEFYDAVESGIDKMEEEHELRERLKSGPVIPITPPPSAPGSQHRLWPEIERMVQEQVSKAKLGVGECGTGWQLFAEDGEMKMYRREEEVDGMVVDPLKAVHVVKGITGHEVCHYFFSPQYRYDWETTLEQMNVLETISEDTLVFLQTHKRIWPASQRDVVFWSHMRRLPNDQDRDGPDIWTVVNNSTEDPEYPANVGKCVRIYLTVCLMCQTRVDPPKDGAPISRDNVSCKITYCSVVNPGGWAPASVLRAVYKREYPKFLKRFTAYVKNQTKNKPIMF is encoded by the exons ATGCCCAAGTTCTCGataaataaatggtttaaattGAACTCAAGTAACGAAACTGAACACCCTGTATCTGATGCAGGTGCTTCAGGCACTAGCAGg GAGGGACCACATAGTGTCCTAGCCGATGACGAGTTTTACGATGCAGTGGAATCGGGCATAGATAAAATGGAAGAGGAGCACGAGTTACGTGAGAGGCTCAAAAGTGGCCCAGTCATCCCCATAACACCTCCGCCATCAGCACCCGGATCACAGCACAGACTCTGGCCGGAG ATTGAAAGGATGGTGCAAGAACAGGTCTCGAAAGCGAAACTAGGTGTGGGCGAATGTGGTACGGGATGGCAGTTGTTTGCCGAAGACGgtgaaatgaaaatgtatagAAGGGAGGAGGAAGTGGATGGTATGGTGGTGGATCCATTGAAAGCTGTGCATGTGGTCAAAGGTATCACTGGTCATGAGGTGTGTCATTATTTCTTCAGTCCACAGTACAGATATGACTGGGAAA CTACGCTTGAACAGATGAACGTATTGGAAACAATATCTGAAGACACCCTGGTATTCCTACAAACCCATAAGAGAATATGGCCCGCCAGCCAGAGAGACGTAGTCTTTTGGTCCCATATGCGACGGTTACCTAACGATCAGGACAGAGACGGGCCAGATATATGGACTGTAGTGAATAATTCGACCGAGGATCCCGAATATCCC GCCAACGTGGGTAAATGTGTTAGAATATATTTGACTGTGTGCTTGATGTGTCAAACACGTGTGGACCCGCCCAAAGATGGTGCACCTATTTCTAGGGATAATGTTTCGTGTAAAATAACATACTGTTCTGTTG tAAACCCAGGAGGATGGGCACCCGCTTCAGTATTGAGAGCTGTATATAAAAGAGAATATCCCAAATTCTTAAAGAGATTTACTGCTTATGTGAAAaaccaaacaaaaaacaagCCTATAATGTTTTAG
- the LOC109597204 gene encoding ceramide transfer protein isoform X5, producing the protein MKFKRYKIEGPHSVLADDEFYDAVESGIDKMEEEHELRERLKSGPVIPITPPPSAPGSQHRLWPEIERMVQEQVSKAKLGVGECGTGWQLFAEDGEMKMYRREEEVDGMVVDPLKAVHVVKGITGHEVCHYFFSPQYRYDWETTLEQMNVLETISEDTLVFLQTHKRIWPASQRDVVFWSHMRRLPNDQDRDGPDIWTVVNNSTEDPEYPANVGKCVRIYLTVCLMCQTRVDPPKDGAPISRDNVSCKITYCSVVNPGGWAPASVLRAVYKREYPKFLKRFTAYVKNQTKNKPIMF; encoded by the exons ATGAAGttcaaaagatataaaatt GAGGGACCACATAGTGTCCTAGCCGATGACGAGTTTTACGATGCAGTGGAATCGGGCATAGATAAAATGGAAGAGGAGCACGAGTTACGTGAGAGGCTCAAAAGTGGCCCAGTCATCCCCATAACACCTCCGCCATCAGCACCCGGATCACAGCACAGACTCTGGCCGGAG ATTGAAAGGATGGTGCAAGAACAGGTCTCGAAAGCGAAACTAGGTGTGGGCGAATGTGGTACGGGATGGCAGTTGTTTGCCGAAGACGgtgaaatgaaaatgtatagAAGGGAGGAGGAAGTGGATGGTATGGTGGTGGATCCATTGAAAGCTGTGCATGTGGTCAAAGGTATCACTGGTCATGAGGTGTGTCATTATTTCTTCAGTCCACAGTACAGATATGACTGGGAAA CTACGCTTGAACAGATGAACGTATTGGAAACAATATCTGAAGACACCCTGGTATTCCTACAAACCCATAAGAGAATATGGCCCGCCAGCCAGAGAGACGTAGTCTTTTGGTCCCATATGCGACGGTTACCTAACGATCAGGACAGAGACGGGCCAGATATATGGACTGTAGTGAATAATTCGACCGAGGATCCCGAATATCCC GCCAACGTGGGTAAATGTGTTAGAATATATTTGACTGTGTGCTTGATGTGTCAAACACGTGTGGACCCGCCCAAAGATGGTGCACCTATTTCTAGGGATAATGTTTCGTGTAAAATAACATACTGTTCTGTTG tAAACCCAGGAGGATGGGCACCCGCTTCAGTATTGAGAGCTGTATATAAAAGAGAATATCCCAAATTCTTAAAGAGATTTACTGCTTATGTGAAAaaccaaacaaaaaacaagCCTATAATGTTTTAG
- the LOC109597204 gene encoding ceramide transfer protein isoform X4, with amino-acid sequence MFSKIRTFAGLDKKSQEGPHSVLADDEFYDAVESGIDKMEEEHELRERLKSGPVIPITPPPSAPGSQHRLWPEIERMVQEQVSKAKLGVGECGTGWQLFAEDGEMKMYRREEEVDGMVVDPLKAVHVVKGITGHEVCHYFFSPQYRYDWETTLEQMNVLETISEDTLVFLQTHKRIWPASQRDVVFWSHMRRLPNDQDRDGPDIWTVVNNSTEDPEYPANVGKCVRIYLTVCLMCQTRVDPPKDGAPISRDNVSCKITYCSVVNPGGWAPASVLRAVYKREYPKFLKRFTAYVKNQTKNKPIMF; translated from the exons ATGTTTTCGAAAATTCGGACTTTTGCCGGTTTGGACAAGAAGTCGCAG GAGGGACCACATAGTGTCCTAGCCGATGACGAGTTTTACGATGCAGTGGAATCGGGCATAGATAAAATGGAAGAGGAGCACGAGTTACGTGAGAGGCTCAAAAGTGGCCCAGTCATCCCCATAACACCTCCGCCATCAGCACCCGGATCACAGCACAGACTCTGGCCGGAG ATTGAAAGGATGGTGCAAGAACAGGTCTCGAAAGCGAAACTAGGTGTGGGCGAATGTGGTACGGGATGGCAGTTGTTTGCCGAAGACGgtgaaatgaaaatgtatagAAGGGAGGAGGAAGTGGATGGTATGGTGGTGGATCCATTGAAAGCTGTGCATGTGGTCAAAGGTATCACTGGTCATGAGGTGTGTCATTATTTCTTCAGTCCACAGTACAGATATGACTGGGAAA CTACGCTTGAACAGATGAACGTATTGGAAACAATATCTGAAGACACCCTGGTATTCCTACAAACCCATAAGAGAATATGGCCCGCCAGCCAGAGAGACGTAGTCTTTTGGTCCCATATGCGACGGTTACCTAACGATCAGGACAGAGACGGGCCAGATATATGGACTGTAGTGAATAATTCGACCGAGGATCCCGAATATCCC GCCAACGTGGGTAAATGTGTTAGAATATATTTGACTGTGTGCTTGATGTGTCAAACACGTGTGGACCCGCCCAAAGATGGTGCACCTATTTCTAGGGATAATGTTTCGTGTAAAATAACATACTGTTCTGTTG tAAACCCAGGAGGATGGGCACCCGCTTCAGTATTGAGAGCTGTATATAAAAGAGAATATCCCAAATTCTTAAAGAGATTTACTGCTTATGTGAAAaaccaaacaaaaaacaagCCTATAATGTTTTAG
- the LOC109596890 gene encoding sentrin-specific protease 1-like isoform X1 → MDNASTQPCPIACGAATCVTATTTSDRFRQSGGGKEPICDKVELEEVIIPSEETKEEEIHSQAGSVSSEESHEGYELAYLSSDHMKLLEWAYGTDDSLILMKKFSIKITGKDLRTITGSDWLSENIINFYMKLLSQRGKLEEWPSVFSMNTYFYPKILRHGIYSVQRWSKRIDIFSYDMICIPINMRYSWGVAIIDFKNKSIKYYDSLGNGNNVCLQVLLEYLEFEHWFKKKGLYDTTDFILENIMYVPPEMNEMNCSLFSCVFAELTTRNTWFPFNESHLPYLRNRIAVEILTGKLLIS, encoded by the exons ATGGACAACGCGTCTACGCAACCGTGCCCGATTGCGTGCGGAGCGGCGACGTGCGTGACCGCGACGACGACCTCGGACCGATTTCGACAATCTGGGGG AGGGAAGGAGCCAATCTGCGACAAGGTGGAACTCGAAGAAGTCATCATCCCCTCGGAGGAGACCAAGGAGGAAGAGATTCATAGTCAGGCCGGGAGCGTATCATCTGAGGAATCCCATGAAGGGTATGAATTGGCATATTTAAGTTCAGATCACATGAAGTTGCTGGAATGGGCCTACGGTACCGATGACAGTCTTATCTTGATGAAGAAATTTAGCATAAAAATTACGGGAAAAGATTTAAGAACAATAACAGGATCTGATTGGTtaagtgaaaatattataaatttctatatgAAACTGTTATCACAGCGTGGAAAACTTGAAGAGTGGCCTAGTGTATTCTCCATGAATACATACTTTTACCCTAAAATATTAAGGCACGGCATTTATTCAGTTCAAAGATGGTCGAAACGCAtcgatatattttcttatgatATGATATGCATTCCCATCAACATGCGGTATTCTTGGGGAGTGGCGATAAtcgactttaaaaataaatccattAAATATTACGATAGTCTCGGCAATGGTAATAATGTATGCCTGCAGGTGTTGCTGGAATATTTGGAGTTTGAACATTGGTTTAAAAAGAAGGGATTATATGATACTACTGactttatattagaaaatatcatGTACGTTCCACCTGAAATGAACGAGATGAACTGCAGTCTATTTTCATGTGTCTTCGCAGAGCTGACTACAAGGAATACCTGGTTTCCGTTCAATGAAAGCCATTTGCCATACCTCAGAAATAGAATAGCAGTTGAAATTCTTACTGGGAAACTtctaatatcataa
- the LOC109596890 gene encoding sentrin-specific protease 1-like isoform X2, whose translation MGIILSTLMRSYQYIIERFRGKEPICDKVELEEVIIPSEETKEEEIHSQAGSVSSEESHEGYELAYLSSDHMKLLEWAYGTDDSLILMKKFSIKITGKDLRTITGSDWLSENIINFYMKLLSQRGKLEEWPSVFSMNTYFYPKILRHGIYSVQRWSKRIDIFSYDMICIPINMRYSWGVAIIDFKNKSIKYYDSLGNGNNVCLQVLLEYLEFEHWFKKKGLYDTTDFILENIMYVPPEMNEMNCSLFSCVFAELTTRNTWFPFNESHLPYLRNRIAVEILTGKLLIS comes from the exons ATGGGAATTATTCTCAGCACATTAATGCGCTCCTACCAATACAT CATCGAACGTTTTAGAGGGAAGGAGCCAATCTGCGACAAGGTGGAACTCGAAGAAGTCATCATCCCCTCGGAGGAGACCAAGGAGGAAGAGATTCATAGTCAGGCCGGGAGCGTATCATCTGAGGAATCCCATGAAGGGTATGAATTGGCATATTTAAGTTCAGATCACATGAAGTTGCTGGAATGGGCCTACGGTACCGATGACAGTCTTATCTTGATGAAGAAATTTAGCATAAAAATTACGGGAAAAGATTTAAGAACAATAACAGGATCTGATTGGTtaagtgaaaatattataaatttctatatgAAACTGTTATCACAGCGTGGAAAACTTGAAGAGTGGCCTAGTGTATTCTCCATGAATACATACTTTTACCCTAAAATATTAAGGCACGGCATTTATTCAGTTCAAAGATGGTCGAAACGCAtcgatatattttcttatgatATGATATGCATTCCCATCAACATGCGGTATTCTTGGGGAGTGGCGATAAtcgactttaaaaataaatccattAAATATTACGATAGTCTCGGCAATGGTAATAATGTATGCCTGCAGGTGTTGCTGGAATATTTGGAGTTTGAACATTGGTTTAAAAAGAAGGGATTATATGATACTACTGactttatattagaaaatatcatGTACGTTCCACCTGAAATGAACGAGATGAACTGCAGTCTATTTTCATGTGTCTTCGCAGAGCTGACTACAAGGAATACCTGGTTTCCGTTCAATGAAAGCCATTTGCCATACCTCAGAAATAGAATAGCAGTTGAAATTCTTACTGGGAAACTtctaatatcataa